The Cupriavidus sp. EM10 genome includes a region encoding these proteins:
- the tssK gene encoding type VI secretion system baseplate subunit TssK, with protein sequence MKISRPLWAQGIFMTPQHFQQQALWERYSDEIVARISSPEPWGVIRVAPDPQALSIGRFAMDILKVRLPDGTLIDTETSDRTPAARDLADVPPNVDSAIVLVGLPLVDAQGGNCVEDGERPARPRRFVREYVSVADLHGEGREEVSVERHALALLFDFEERGDYVTCPIARLVRTPQGIELDAAFVPPCLFLSASERLTERMKRLSEILSAKSGSLAVRRRERSDQIADFAVADVALFWLLHSVNSNWPELARLCAAPRQHPERFYTVLARLAGALLTFSTTESLKAIPAYDHLTPEPVFAELESLIRTLLDTVIPSRVIPVALERVRPTVWVGKIHDERLVEGADYYLSVQAGLPAHALLEQLPRLCKAGAPDEVEQIVNSALPGIPLRTMSRLPAAIPVRIENLYFALDSAHPAFARMLAARTCQFYVPASVPDVSLELFAVLPA encoded by the coding sequence ATGAAGATTTCAAGACCACTGTGGGCGCAGGGCATTTTCATGACCCCGCAGCATTTCCAGCAGCAGGCGCTGTGGGAGCGCTACTCGGACGAAATCGTCGCGAGAATCTCCAGTCCTGAACCGTGGGGAGTGATACGGGTTGCGCCAGACCCGCAGGCGCTCTCCATTGGCCGCTTTGCCATGGATATCCTGAAGGTGCGGCTGCCGGATGGCACCCTTATCGATACGGAGACGTCCGACCGGACGCCTGCCGCGCGAGACCTGGCGGATGTCCCGCCGAACGTCGATAGCGCGATTGTCCTGGTTGGCCTGCCGCTGGTGGACGCGCAGGGCGGAAACTGCGTGGAGGACGGAGAGCGGCCGGCGCGGCCGCGCCGGTTCGTGCGGGAATACGTCTCGGTAGCGGACTTGCATGGGGAGGGCCGGGAGGAAGTCAGCGTCGAGCGACACGCATTGGCGCTGCTTTTCGATTTCGAGGAGCGAGGCGACTACGTGACGTGTCCGATCGCCCGGCTGGTTCGCACCCCGCAGGGCATCGAACTTGATGCGGCGTTCGTGCCGCCATGTCTGTTCCTGTCGGCCAGCGAGCGTCTGACCGAGCGGATGAAGCGGCTTTCGGAGATTCTCTCCGCCAAGAGCGGGAGTCTCGCCGTCCGCCGCCGCGAGCGGTCTGACCAGATTGCAGACTTCGCCGTGGCCGATGTGGCGTTGTTCTGGCTCCTGCACAGCGTCAACAGCAATTGGCCTGAACTGGCCCGGCTGTGTGCGGCGCCCCGGCAGCACCCGGAACGCTTCTACACGGTGCTCGCTCGCCTGGCCGGTGCGCTTCTGACGTTCTCGACGACTGAATCGCTGAAGGCCATTCCTGCTTACGATCACCTGACCCCCGAGCCTGTATTTGCGGAACTGGAATCACTGATTCGCACGCTGCTCGACACGGTCATTCCGTCGCGCGTGATCCCGGTGGCGCTGGAGCGCGTTCGACCCACTGTCTGGGTTGGCAAGATTCATGATGAGCGGCTGGTCGAGGGTGCCGACTATTACCTGTCGGTCCAGGCGGGGTTGCCTGCCCATGCGCTGCTGGAGCAGTTGCCACGCCTGTGCAAGGCAGGGGCGCCGGACGAGGTCGAACAGATCGTCAACTCGGCGCTGCCCGGCATCCCGCTGCGCACCATGTCGCGTCTGCCTGCGGCCATTCCGGTGCGCATCGAGAACCTTTATTTCGCGTTGGATAGCGCCCATCCGGCCTTCGCACGCATGCTGGCAGCCCGGACCTGCCAGTTCTACGTGCCGGCGTCGGTGCCGGACGTCTCCCTTGAACTCTTCGCGGTACTGCCAGCATGA